The Salvelinus fontinalis isolate EN_2023a chromosome 13, ASM2944872v1, whole genome shotgun sequence DNA segment CGTGGGCGGTGCCTCCAGGATCCCTGCCGTCAAAGAAAGAGTCAGCAAATTCTTTGGAAAAGAGCTGAGCACGACATTAAATGCAGACGAGGCTGTCGCAAGAGGATGTGCACTGCAGGTATCATGTCATGACTCACTGTCCCCAATGGTTTCTTAAGCAAATGGCTAAAAATGGCACGCCCATGTCTCTCACTCATGGAACTGGTCGGTATTGCTGTAGTTGTTTGACCTGATGTTTACTTTATAGCACAAACAATTAGCAGGTAATAACTTTTCCTGTTGACATAACATTAAGTACTGTATACAGTTGTTAAACACTTAGCAAACATATTATAATGCAGGTGGTTTATCTCCTTAGTGTGCAATCCTGTCCCCTGCCTTCAAAGTCAGAGAGTTTTCCATCACGGATGTCGTCCACTATCCCATATCCTTGAAGTggaactctgctgcagaggagggGTTAAGGTAATGATATCTTCTTCACATTTGACATTGGCTTATTTAACACTGATTGCACTGAACTCTGATTGGCAGTGACTCACGTTATCTTCTGGTCTACTCTCCTCCGTCAGTGATTGCGAGGTATTCCCAAGGAACCATGCAGCACCCTTCTCCAAAGTGTTGACATTCTACCGGAGAGAGCCCTTCTCCTTGGAGGCGTACTACAACAACCCCAAAGAGCTGCCGTACCCGGACCCCACAATAGGTACCAGAACAAACCGTCCTGAAACTTTAAATGCCTCTAATAAGCTAATAAGCTTGCACCTGTTCAATTAATTTTGTACTTTTAATGGTTGTCTCTGAGGCCAGGTTACTGGGTGTCTTCTAATACTCCACTTGTGAACTCGTCAGGTCAGTTCATTGTCCAGAAAGTGGTTCCCCAGGCAAATGGTGAGAGTTCAAAGGTCAAGGTGAAGGTCAGGGTGAATGTCCATGGCGTCTTCAGCGTGTCCAGTGCCTCTCTAGTAGAGCTCCTGAAACCTAATGAGGGAGAGGAGCCAATGGAGACAGACCCAGCcgggaaggaagaggaggtttGTGTGCACTGTTTTCGCACAGCGCTTACACAGGCTATGGTCTCTACCAGGCTTTCACCTCTACCAGGGTTTCACCTCATTTTTCAGTTTAAAAGCCTGTGGAAGTTCCTGTCAGAAAGAGGCCAAAAGAAGGTGGAGGGTATCCAAGTTGTTTGCCCCTCCCAACAATTAGAATAGGCACTTTCAAACAGGCAGCGATTGGAAACCGAAAGCCAATCATTTTCTTTGTTGCCCATGTGGGGTCGTGTcatttcttttatttttatttttttatccccttttctccacaattttagtggtatccaatcgctagtaataactatcttgtctcatcgctacaactcccgtacgggctcgggagagacgaaggtcgaaagccatgcgtcctccgaagcacaacccaaccaagccgcactgcttctttaacacagcgcgcctccaacccggaagccagccgcaccaatgtgtcggaggaaacaccgtgcacctggcccccttggttagcgcgcactgcgcccagcccgccacaggagtcgctggagcgcgatgcgacaaggaaatccctaccggccaaacccaccctaacccggacgacgctagcccaattgtgcgtcgccccatggacctcccggtcgcggccggctgcgacagagcctgggggcgaacccagagactctggtggcgcagttagcactgcgatgcagtgccctagaccactgcgacaCCCGGGAGGCCTGGGGTCGCGTCATTTCAACCAAATTATAAATATCCATGGGGGAAAATGTAGTATGCTTGCACCATTAATTAGCTTATCTGGATAATTAGCACTTTTCATGAGGAATGGAGGGGGTGGTTGTTTTTCAATAATCATCTACTCACAGCCAATCAGTCAGCAGCCGCTGGCAATCAGCGCTCCACTCATACCCACTTTTCCGATATGAACTTCACCAGGCTCTGGAGAACAACCTGAGGGAGGCCTGGAAGCCAAGGCTACATTGGCAATAATGCCTATACACTACCCACACCCAATTTATTGGACAATTAATCAACCCAGACATATTCAGTAAAATTGCAACTAATTCATCTGTCATGTCTCAACAAGTTAAACCTGCTTCAGAAAAtatattattgtatttttctttgcCTGCTTGTTTTTCTTGTGTTATCTGGCCATCTCTGCATTGTGGTGTTAACGCCACATGAATGGAGAGCTAATAAAATGTTTATTGTCTCATCAGAGTAAGATGCAGACCGAACAAGATGACCAAAAAGCCAAAGGTGATGGACAGAAAGACGATGCTGACAAGAAGTCAGAGACTGAGGAAATGGAGGTGACTGACTAACTACATATTTTCAACATTCTGAGGGGATGTGTTTTGTGTGTACGTATTCATGATAAAGGTATGGGACCAATGCACATTTACCTAAAacgtggtatatatatatatgttttttttttttttttttttaaatctcagaCATCGGAGGATGGAAAACAGGAGAAGAATCACGCTCCATCGGCAAAGAAACCCAAAGTGAAAACGAAGACTGTTGAACTCCCAATCGAAAACAGCCTGCACTGGCAACTAACCAATGACCTGGTCAATCTGTTCATGGAGAATGAGGTAATGTTGTAGGACACCATAACTAGTATCAACACTAATTCATTTTTTCCAGTATTATCTGATTGGCTTAGCATCACTGAGACAGGATATTTTTCAGACTTTTGTCCTCATTAGTTGAAAACCTGTCCTGTATTGATATAAACCATGTATTATTGTCTGTTATTGTTTTACAAGCATAATTTTAACATGCAACACTGTACCACTATTGTACAGTATAAAGAATTTTTCAACCTTTTTGTCTGTAAAATTAGGTTTAATGGGTTGCTTAAGCATGTTCATCTGTGTCTGAGAGTTGTGGTAGGAAGTGTTACATTAAATGTTACAATTTTTAGCAGGTGCTCTTGTCCAGAGTGAGTGCAtacaaatgtatatttgtgtccaCCTCAGGGTAAGATGATGATGCAGGACAAGCTGGAGAAGGAGAGAAACGATGCCAAGAACAATGTAGAGGAGTACGTCTATGAGATGAGGGACAAACTGCACGGAGTGTTGGAGAAGTTTGTCAGTGAATCTGTGAGTATATTCCCTTAAGCTGGCTGAGTAGAAAAGCACTAGCTAACAGCAAGGCTAAGCcacattttatttgtattattcccAGTGTAATATATAACCTTTACatgtattaaaaacaaatgaTGTGGAGTTACTACAAGTTTGTTTTTACTAAATGCAGGACCGAGACACCTTTGCATTAAGACTTGAGGACACAGAGAACTGGTTGTATGATGATGGCGAGGACCAACAGAAACAAGTGTACATCGACAAACTGGCTGAATTAAAGGTAACATTGTCAGTCAATTCCTGTCTCTGATTCTAGGATGTATTTTGTTATGTGACTGAAACAAATGTCCCTTCTACAGAAATTTGGGCAGCCCATCCAGGAAAGATACATCGAGGCTGAGGAGAGACCAAAAGCATTCGATGAACTTGGAAGGCATATTCAACAGTACATGAAGATTGTAGAAGCTTACAAAACAAAGGTAACTTCTAAGATATTGTTATTGCATAGTTGTGCACATGTAGTTTCATCAACCTTGAGTCACTGGACATGTAATGATATATCTCAATGCCTCCCAGCATTGAAATGTTCCTTATGTCTGTCTTGACACCCAGGAGGAGCAGTATGAGCATTTGGACGAGTTGGAGATGTTGAAGGTGGATAAGCAGGTGAACGACGCCATGATTTGGATGAACAGCAAAATGAATGCGCAGAGCAAACAGAATCTTACCCAGGAGCCTGCCGTCAAAGTCCAGGAGATTCAGGCAAAAACAAAGGTTAGTGCAGACAATAGGTTTGTATAGTCTGTCAAGGACTCAGTTCtgcctggtcaggtcacatggtcagggaCTCCTGGTCCTAATATGGCATATGGTCATCCAAAGTTCAGAATGTCCCAAAGCTCACTTTTTAAAGTTCATATTCTGTCAACTCGTACTCAAATAATGTTGTGGACTCACCGTATACTcctatttgtggccaaagcataaattggagaagaaaaaaaacacttcaaaaacccCACCTCAAATAGACAATTTCAAAAAGGTTGACTATTTCCTCATTGAGGAGGATGATGTCATCTTGAGGAAGATGAGCTGGCCATCAGTGGTCTACTCGTGAATATTTTTGGTCGGCAtccttctgttgttggggtatgcccacaccattccaacacaaaGCTGCTTTTTAATATACTTAATGCTGTAATATTGACATTTTTGGGGGCGAACCTGACCAAGTTGACACACACATGTTAGTTGTAGATCTGTCATTCtttttgaaagcaagtctaagaagttgTAGATCtcttctatgtgtgctatttctatgctttttGTTCCCACATTTTCATATTTGCATCTTTCGGTTttatacaccagcttcaaacagctgaaaatacaatagttGGAGATATTGAAAATATTTTTcgcagcggtttagatggtacaatgattgtcTGCACTAGACATTGTGTGTTTTGTCACAATTACCATGTTTTGGAAGGAAGACCATTTCACtaatattgtaattaattataggtaATATTTCATGAAGTTAATTTAACATCCTCTTTCCATCTGTTTAGGAGCTTTACTCAGCGTGCAACCCTATCGTCTCAAAACCCAAACCCAAAGTGGAGATCCCCAAGGATGAGAAGGAAGAGCAGAATGGACCTATTAATGGACAGGAGGACACAGATGCCCAGCCAGGCAGCCCAGAGAAGGGTGCAGCAGAGAGCACGGTGGCTCCTGAATCTGCAGAGGGCAACAAGCTGCCTGAGATGGACATTGACTAACTGCTACAGCTGCCCCAGCCTTCTCTCCCCACCCGCCTCACACCTCTCTGAGATCTTATTAATTATAGCCTCTCTTTTGATGACACAGTCAAACTATTCCTATAAATACTGTCAATCAGCCTTCTTGGAATGTTCCACTATTTTTTGCTGAATACAATGAATGCATATTGCTCAAGCCGTTTGACATCAAATATTGTGAGTGCCGCAGGATGGAAACTTGCTTTCTGTGTATTGCTTCAATGGCCATTTAGTAAGGAATGTTCTCAGCATCTCTTTAGCCTATTTCCACTGAGATTGAAATATTAAGAGGTCGTAAGCAGCAAAAAAACGAGTACAGAAGTTTAGTGAAATGTTAACTTATGTTTGAATGGGGAAGGGGGTTCAAGCTTGAAATGTATGATTATTCCCTGTTGGATAAATGTAGAGAACACCCTGATGGGGGAGAGATTGGATGGAATAAAGGTTAGTGTATTCAGAGATATGATAGAGGCATCAATTATCTGTCTACTATATGTTTAATTAGATTTGAGTTACTGTCATGCAATATTTCAATATAAGGCTGTcacatttaaaggcaatggtcTGTGGGTTGTTCTCTCTGGTATAGCCTTGTTTTGTTTTTCTACTCTGTAATGAATGGTGTGAATGAATGGTGAATACCAATTTGGTGCTGTTACCACTCACCAAaagcaaaataaatacattttggtGTATGAGAATTATGTTCAAGTGCTTGAAAGATTATTTGAAAATGCAATGAGGAACATGTTGATTCGGGTGAGAGAATACTCCAAGGTACCTGGAGTGGAACACATTGAATTCCGCGAAAAGAAAAGGATTATACAAAGTTCTGATTTGCTGTTCGTATACTGTCAAATTCACAAAGGTGGAATAAACAAAATGCAATGTTTAGATGTTCTGCTTTAAATCTCAAATTGGCAAATCCCTTCTATGGCCAGTGGTGGTTTTGAGGAACAAATAGGCCACTTAATTGGCATTATTTTTGGATCACCCCCTCAGCTCAGTACATAAAACCAACAGGTGTGTGCAGAGGGTGAGCCCTCATCCCCACTAGCTGGGTTTCTTTTTTTCTCTGTCCCAACCACCATGACCTACAGACAGCTTCACCACAGTGCTATTCTGGATACACTGGTTAACCCTTAAAGCGCCAACATATTTTTTG contains these protein-coding regions:
- the LOC129868225 gene encoding heat shock 70 kDa protein 4-like isoform X1; translation: MSVVGIDVGFQSCYVAVARAGGIETVANEYSDRSTPACVSFGPRNRSIGAAAKGQVVTNCKNTVQGFKRFHGRAFLDPYVQSAKSSLVYDLAQMSSGMTGIKVMYMEEEKVFSIEQVTAMLLNKLKETAETAMKKPVADCVISVPSFYTDAERRSVIDAAQIAGLNCLRLMNETTAVTLAYGIYKQDLPAPEEKPRNVVFVDLGHSGYQVSVCAFNKGKLKMLASAFDAELGGKDFDEVLVNHFCEEFGKKYKLDVKTKPRALVRLYQECEKLKKLMSANSSDLPLNIECFMNDIDVTGKLNRGHFEEMCAGLLAKVEAPLHSVMEQAKLKKEDIYAVEIVGGASRIPAVKERVSKFFGKELSTTLNADEAVARGCALQCAILSPAFKVREFSITDVVHYPISLKWNSAAEEGLSDCEVFPRNHAAPFSKVLTFYRREPFSLEAYYNNPKELPYPDPTIGQFIVQKVVPQANGESSKVKVKVRVNVHGVFSVSSASLVELLKPNEGEEPMETDPAGKEEESKMQTEQDDQKAKGDGQKDDADKKSETEEMETSEDGKQEKNHAPSAKKPKVKTKTVELPIENSLHWQLTNDLVNLFMENEGKMMMQDKLEKERNDAKNNVEEYVYEMRDKLHGVLEKFVSESDRDTFALRLEDTENWLYDDGEDQQKQVYIDKLAELKKFGQPIQERYIEAEERPKAFDELGRHIQQYMKIVEAYKTKEEQYEHLDELEMLKVDKQVNDAMIWMNSKMNAQSKQNLTQEPAVKVQEIQAKTKELYSACNPIVSKPKPKVEIPKDEKEEQNGPINGQEDTDAQPGSPEKGAAESTVAPESAEGNKLPEMDID
- the LOC129868225 gene encoding heat shock 70 kDa protein 4-like isoform X2 — protein: MQVKYMSDKTCNDRPDGNRKLACVSFGPRNRSIGAAAKGQVVTNCKNTVQGFKRFHGRAFLDPYVQSAKSSLVYDLAQMSSGMTGIKVMYMEEEKVFSIEQVTAMLLNKLKETAETAMKKPVADCVISVPSFYTDAERRSVIDAAQIAGLNCLRLMNETTAVTLAYGIYKQDLPAPEEKPRNVVFVDLGHSGYQVSVCAFNKGKLKMLASAFDAELGGKDFDEVLVNHFCEEFGKKYKLDVKTKPRALVRLYQECEKLKKLMSANSSDLPLNIECFMNDIDVTGKLNRGHFEEMCAGLLAKVEAPLHSVMEQAKLKKEDIYAVEIVGGASRIPAVKERVSKFFGKELSTTLNADEAVARGCALQCAILSPAFKVREFSITDVVHYPISLKWNSAAEEGLSDCEVFPRNHAAPFSKVLTFYRREPFSLEAYYNNPKELPYPDPTIGQFIVQKVVPQANGESSKVKVKVRVNVHGVFSVSSASLVELLKPNEGEEPMETDPAGKEEESKMQTEQDDQKAKGDGQKDDADKKSETEEMETSEDGKQEKNHAPSAKKPKVKTKTVELPIENSLHWQLTNDLVNLFMENEGKMMMQDKLEKERNDAKNNVEEYVYEMRDKLHGVLEKFVSESDRDTFALRLEDTENWLYDDGEDQQKQVYIDKLAELKKFGQPIQERYIEAEERPKAFDELGRHIQQYMKIVEAYKTKEEQYEHLDELEMLKVDKQVNDAMIWMNSKMNAQSKQNLTQEPAVKVQEIQAKTKELYSACNPIVSKPKPKVEIPKDEKEEQNGPINGQEDTDAQPGSPEKGAAESTVAPESAEGNKLPEMDID